In Hymenobacter sublimis, a single genomic region encodes these proteins:
- a CDS encoding DUF6565 domain-containing protein, whose amino-acid sequence MKPFLFSFALLTAAGLLASSAAFAQQTPKPAPRTTKTPSASSTTSGVEQDLRVFSDWVNDKVEQAATTARRELPRITEEFDRQSTRIDKAVDSLTVEGKREYTIQKTRYKKWATRQDSLDAAARRPATTQEAQRRLLGEEVNISRARPTELPDLYFRLVENMRSDKRNWTQADWSAASAVLSRLNARYEQVREQLPLEERLRIRSLQGEFRTLEKARDVKDVIRE is encoded by the coding sequence ATGAAGCCTTTCCTGTTTTCCTTCGCGCTCCTGACGGCGGCTGGCCTGTTGGCCTCTTCGGCTGCCTTCGCCCAGCAAACCCCCAAACCCGCCCCCAGAACCACAAAAACACCGTCTGCCAGCTCCACTACCTCCGGAGTAGAGCAGGACTTGCGCGTGTTTAGTGACTGGGTCAACGACAAAGTGGAGCAGGCCGCTACCACAGCCCGCCGCGAGCTGCCCCGCATCACGGAGGAGTTTGACCGCCAGAGCACCCGCATCGACAAGGCCGTGGACAGCCTCACGGTGGAGGGCAAGCGCGAGTACACCATCCAGAAGACGCGCTATAAGAAGTGGGCAACCCGCCAGGATAGCCTAGATGCCGCCGCCCGTCGCCCGGCCACGACCCAGGAAGCCCAGCGCCGCTTGCTCGGCGAAGAAGTGAACATCAGCCGGGCCCGCCCTACGGAGCTGCCCGACCTGTACTTCCGCCTGGTAGAAAACATGCGTTCCGATAAAAGAAACTGGACCCAGGCCGATTGGAGCGCTGCCAGCGCCGTGCTAAGCCGCCTGAATGCCCGCTACGAGCAGGTCCGGGAGCAACTGCCCCTGGAGGAGCGCCTGCGCATCCGCAGCTTGCAGGGCGAGTTCCGTACGCTGGAAAAAGCCCGTGACGTGAAGGACGTAATCCGGGAGTAA
- a CDS encoding deoxynucleoside kinase: protein MHIAIVGNIGAGKTTLANKLAHHFNWEVFLEDVDHNPYLKDFYDDMPRWAFHLQVYFLNSRFHQTQRIKELQLAGKGVIQDRTIYEDAHIFAANLHQSGLMTERDYQNYLSLFNSMISMVNPPDLLLYLRADLPKLVSQIDKRNRDYENNIKIDYLKHLNEHYEEWISGYKHGKLLIVDVNNLDYVNQPEDLSVIIEKINSTLFGLF from the coding sequence ATGCACATTGCAATCGTCGGCAACATTGGCGCCGGCAAGACCACGCTGGCCAATAAATTGGCTCATCACTTCAACTGGGAAGTATTTCTGGAAGATGTGGACCACAATCCTTACCTAAAGGATTTCTACGATGATATGCCGCGCTGGGCGTTTCACCTGCAGGTGTACTTCCTCAATAGCCGCTTTCACCAAACCCAGCGCATCAAGGAACTGCAGCTGGCTGGCAAAGGAGTAATCCAGGACCGCACGATTTACGAGGACGCCCATATTTTCGCGGCCAACCTGCACCAGTCGGGCCTGATGACGGAGCGCGACTACCAGAACTACCTGAGCTTGTTCAACTCCATGATCAGCATGGTGAACCCACCGGACCTGCTGCTCTACCTGCGCGCCGACCTGCCCAAGCTGGTTTCCCAGATTGACAAGCGCAACCGCGACTACGAAAACAACATCAAGATTGACTACCTCAAGCACCTGAACGAGCACTACGAGGAGTGGATCAGCGGCTACAAGCATGGGAAGCTGCTGATTGTGGACGTTAACAACCTCGATTACGTCAATCAGCCCGAGGACCTAAGCGTCATCATCGAAAAAATCAACAGCACCCTGTTTGGGCTGTTTTAA
- a CDS encoding DUF2461 domain-containing protein, translating into MNLTLVLDFLRNLAANNNKAWMDAHRADYHRARAEYSSFVATLLRDASAELEPGLRGLTPPDVMFRINKNDRFQQSDEPYKRHMGAGFKPGGRHSPWAGYFVAVEPGGETYVGAGRWMPEPAQLARIRQEIHYNAPAFHALRQDATLLSQFPEGLDMSQALKTAPKGYDRADPDIEWIRLKSFFVWRSFPDAEVRRPDFPARVLAAWQAARPFVAFLNEAMREE; encoded by the coding sequence ATGAACCTTACCCTCGTTCTGGATTTTCTGCGCAACCTTGCTGCTAACAACAACAAAGCCTGGATGGACGCCCACCGCGCCGACTATCACCGGGCCCGCGCCGAGTACAGCTCCTTTGTGGCCACGCTGCTGCGCGACGCGTCCGCCGAGCTGGAGCCCGGCCTCCGGGGCCTCACTCCCCCGGACGTCATGTTCCGTATTAACAAAAACGACCGGTTTCAGCAGAGCGACGAGCCGTATAAGCGGCACATGGGCGCCGGCTTCAAGCCCGGCGGCCGGCACAGCCCCTGGGCTGGGTATTTTGTGGCCGTGGAGCCCGGCGGCGAAACGTACGTAGGGGCTGGCCGCTGGATGCCGGAGCCCGCCCAGCTGGCCCGCATCCGCCAGGAAATTCACTATAACGCCCCCGCTTTTCATGCGCTGCGCCAAGATGCTACGCTACTCAGCCAGTTTCCTGAGGGCTTGGACATGTCGCAGGCCCTGAAAACCGCACCCAAGGGCTATGACCGCGCCGACCCGGACATAGAGTGGATACGTCTGAAAAGCTTTTTCGTGTGGCGCTCCTTCCCCGACGCCGAAGTGCGCCGACCCGACTTCCCAGCCCGGGTACTAGCCGCGTGGCAAGCCGCACGGCCTTTTGTCGCCTTTCTCAACGAAGCTATGCGGGAAGAATAA
- a CDS encoding DUF547 domain-containing protein, translated as MHRPLPHRFLLLFLCLLSPLLLRAEDNNTLQLLHEPWSELLQRHVTADGRLNYEGLIEDEGQLLGYLESLRKVKPDPIFWNSNDTKAFWLNVYNAAATSLIVQYYPVASINDIRVKMVSGLKSPWEVPVVNVGGQSYSLNQIERLMLRDQFHDPRVHFALMYGAASGAPVQAEAYAGSRLTAQLDEQTRRFINDPTFNQLAPQHAQLSGLFEAYSAEFGSEAQLIAFVNRYARTPLLPTAQVEFQSFSWALNDRTGLSNTQALNKR; from the coding sequence ATGCATCGCCCCCTGCCCCACCGCTTCCTTCTTCTGTTTCTGTGCTTGCTGTCGCCTTTGCTGCTACGAGCCGAGGACAACAACACCCTGCAACTCCTGCACGAGCCCTGGAGCGAACTGCTGCAACGGCACGTAACCGCCGACGGCCGCCTGAACTACGAAGGGCTGATTGAGGACGAGGGCCAGCTGCTGGGGTACCTGGAAAGCTTGCGCAAGGTGAAGCCTGACCCTATTTTCTGGAACTCGAACGACACGAAAGCCTTCTGGCTGAACGTGTACAACGCGGCGGCCACTTCCCTGATAGTGCAGTACTACCCCGTAGCCAGCATCAACGACATCCGGGTGAAGATGGTCAGCGGTCTGAAGTCGCCGTGGGAAGTGCCGGTAGTAAACGTGGGTGGCCAGAGCTACTCGCTAAACCAGATTGAACGCCTCATGCTCCGCGACCAGTTTCACGACCCGCGCGTGCATTTTGCCCTAATGTACGGGGCTGCTTCCGGTGCTCCAGTGCAGGCGGAAGCATACGCTGGCTCGCGGCTGACCGCGCAGCTCGACGAGCAAACCCGCCGCTTCATCAATGACCCTACCTTCAACCAGCTGGCCCCTCAGCACGCCCAGCTTTCTGGTTTGTTTGAAGCTTATTCCGCCGAGTTCGGGTCGGAAGCGCAGCTAATAGCGTTTGTTAACCGCTACGCCCGCACGCCCCTTTTGCCCACGGCGCAGGTGGAGTTTCAATCCTTTAGCTGGGCCCTGAACGACCGCACTGGCCTAAGCAACACGCAGGCGCTGAATAAGCGCTAG
- a CDS encoding MOSC domain-containing protein: MAAPLLLSDLYMYPVKSLGGIRVTEAAVEARGLRHDRRWLIVNERNQFMTQRQTAAMAHLKVASAYNGFLLSHQARPDLLPLFVPFEATPEKTLFATIWDDMVFAWRARPECDEWLSEALGQPSKLVYMSDMVRRDVEPEHNPEGQLVSFADGYPFLLIGQESLGELNTRLAEPVGMDRFRPNLVFSGGQPFGEDAWHDFRVGEVPFRAVRGCGRCILTTIDQQTARKNPHGEPLRTLASYRSQGSKNKVLFGQNVTGPGQGTLRVGDVISVDSFKS, from the coding sequence ATGGCTGCACCCCTACTTCTCTCCGACCTGTATATGTATCCGGTTAAATCCCTGGGCGGGATTCGCGTTACGGAAGCCGCCGTAGAAGCCCGCGGCTTACGCCACGACCGGCGCTGGCTAATTGTTAATGAGCGGAACCAGTTCATGACCCAGCGGCAAACCGCCGCTATGGCGCACCTGAAGGTAGCCTCCGCCTACAACGGCTTTTTGCTCAGCCACCAGGCCCGCCCCGATTTACTCCCCCTCTTCGTTCCCTTCGAAGCCACCCCGGAAAAAACGTTGTTTGCCACCATCTGGGACGATATGGTGTTTGCCTGGCGGGCCCGCCCGGAGTGCGACGAGTGGCTTTCTGAGGCCCTGGGTCAGCCCAGCAAGCTGGTGTATATGTCGGACATGGTGCGGCGCGATGTGGAGCCCGAGCATAATCCCGAAGGCCAGCTGGTTAGCTTCGCCGATGGCTACCCTTTCCTGCTTATCGGGCAGGAGTCGTTGGGAGAGTTAAACACACGCCTGGCCGAGCCCGTGGGCATGGATCGGTTCCGGCCCAATCTGGTTTTCAGCGGCGGACAGCCTTTCGGCGAAGATGCCTGGCACGACTTCCGGGTAGGTGAGGTGCCTTTCCGGGCCGTACGGGGCTGCGGCCGGTGCATTCTAACAACCATTGACCAGCAAACAGCCCGTAAAAACCCGCACGGCGAGCCGCTCCGCACCCTGGCTTCCTACCGCTCGCAGGGTAGCAAAAACAAAGTTCTATTCGGGCAGAATGTTACCGGTCCCGGCCAAGGCACCCTGCGTGTAGGCGACGTTATTAGCGTAGACAGCTTTAAAAGCTAA
- a CDS encoding YitT family protein yields MLLPQLMFLRKLRSGATGELPRRRRPAPGARPAKDRRWWRRQVGNSLLMVVGVFSAGFGLESFLLPSGFLDGGVTGVSLLITRVFGLPLPVLIVLLNLPFVLMAWRQLDPGVAIRTLLGILGLALVLAVVPFPIVTNDKLLISVFGGFFLGAGIGLAMRGGGVLDGTEIMAIYLSKQSSMSVGDIILVFNILIFGVAAWVLSMETALYSILAYLSAAKTIDFIIDGLEEYTGVTIVSGRSDAIRRMITEKLGRGATVYNGKRGFGTHGQQPNPVDIVFTVITRLEVSKLKAEVEQIDRQAFMVMHSVRDTKGGMIKKRPLH; encoded by the coding sequence ATGCTACTTCCTCAACTCATGTTCCTGCGTAAGCTTCGCTCGGGCGCTACCGGCGAGCTACCCCGCCGACGGCGGCCGGCCCCAGGAGCCCGCCCCGCCAAGGACCGGCGTTGGTGGCGGCGACAGGTAGGCAATTCGCTGCTGATGGTAGTGGGGGTATTCTCGGCGGGCTTCGGACTAGAAAGTTTTCTGCTACCGAGCGGCTTCCTGGATGGGGGCGTAACGGGCGTTTCCCTGCTAATTACGCGGGTTTTTGGCTTGCCCTTGCCCGTGCTTATTGTGCTGCTCAACCTGCCATTTGTGCTCATGGCCTGGCGGCAGCTCGACCCCGGTGTGGCCATCCGTACCCTGCTCGGCATCCTGGGCCTAGCCTTGGTGCTGGCCGTGGTTCCCTTCCCCATTGTCACCAATGATAAGCTCCTGATTTCGGTGTTCGGCGGGTTCTTCCTGGGGGCGGGCATTGGCCTGGCCATGCGCGGCGGCGGCGTACTAGATGGCACCGAAATTATGGCCATCTACCTGAGCAAGCAGTCCAGCATGAGTGTCGGTGACATCATTTTGGTCTTTAACATTCTCATTTTTGGAGTGGCCGCTTGGGTGTTGTCCATGGAAACAGCTTTGTATTCCATCCTGGCTTACTTGTCAGCGGCCAAAACCATCGACTTCATTATTGACGGCCTAGAAGAATACACGGGCGTTACCATCGTATCGGGCCGCTCCGATGCTATCCGCCGCATGATTACCGAGAAGCTGGGCCGGGGCGCCACGGTCTACAATGGCAAGCGCGGCTTTGGCACCCACGGTCAGCAGCCCAACCCCGTCGATATTGTTTTCACGGTTATCACCCGCCTAGAAGTCTCGAAGCTCAAAGCCGAGGTAGAACAGATTGACCGGCAGGCTTTCATGGTCATGCACAGCGTCCGCGACACCAAAGGCGGCATGATCAAAAAACGCCCACTCCATTAG
- a CDS encoding DUF805 domain-containing protein, which produces MALLQEYPVLWGRQGRREFAFEIAPALLPLVLAYGLPPAGQLPPVWLASGLWLVATALVAVLAVRRLHDVGYSGWYALLLLVPFLNGVLLVLLLLQPSYPRCTRHGHKVGWQPVA; this is translated from the coding sequence ATGGCATTGCTGCAGGAGTATCCGGTGTTGTGGGGACGGCAGGGGCGTAGGGAATTTGCATTTGAAATAGCACCGGCCTTGTTGCCGCTGGTGCTGGCCTATGGGCTACCGCCGGCCGGGCAGTTACCGCCCGTGTGGCTGGCCTCGGGGCTGTGGCTGGTTGCTACAGCCCTGGTGGCCGTGCTGGCCGTGCGCCGCCTGCACGATGTGGGCTATAGTGGCTGGTACGCGCTGTTACTACTCGTGCCTTTCCTCAACGGCGTGCTGCTGGTGCTGCTGCTGCTACAACCCAGCTACCCCCGCTGTACCCGCCACGGGCATAAGGTTGGGTGGCAGCCAGTGGCCTGA
- a CDS encoding S8 family peptidase — protein MSFPYMAFPSPSRLRLLGLSFLFPALVSAQTTPPAASAPATPPAAVTAPQWHLLDPEQDGGVMGISARRAYTELLQGKASTPVLVAVIDAGIDTAHVDLKRVLWHNRKEIAGNGQDDDKNGYADDVLGWSFLGGPDGRNINVETLEETRLMAKLQPLYAGKVRTAVPAAKRAEFDLYQKVKKSYDAKVKENGQRLKEFSQAYTENAQGAEGLKQALGVSRLDTATLRNPPTQDPQLRQITRGLYTSLQQAGFASLDDVLEEMKRGLKETQDQLEYGLNLKYNPRPIVGDQPEDTKQRNYGNRDVHGPDPMHGTHVAGIIGADRENSLGVLGVAANVQIMAVRAVPDGDERDKDVANAIRYAVDNGAQIINMSFGKYYSPQRPAVEEAIKYAATKNVLLVHSAGNENADLDKTLQYPAPVYQNGQRIPNMITVGASARTNDENLVADFSNYGKTQVDVFAPGNQIYATLPGSRYGNLSGTSMAAPVVAGMAAVLKSYYPQLTAVQLKRIILDSAVPYHTKVRKPGSTTLVDFAELSRTGGLVNLYRALQLAQQPTP, from the coding sequence TTGAGCTTTCCTTACATGGCGTTTCCTTCTCCTTCCCGGCTGCGGTTGCTGGGCCTTTCGTTTTTGTTTCCCGCCCTAGTTTCGGCCCAGACTACTCCACCGGCCGCATCGGCTCCTGCTACCCCCCCGGCCGCGGTGACCGCACCCCAGTGGCACTTACTCGACCCAGAGCAGGACGGGGGCGTGATGGGCATTAGTGCCCGCCGGGCCTACACGGAGCTGCTACAGGGCAAGGCCTCTACCCCAGTGCTTGTGGCCGTTATTGATGCCGGCATTGATACAGCCCATGTGGACCTAAAGCGCGTGCTTTGGCACAACCGCAAGGAAATTGCCGGCAATGGTCAGGATGATGATAAGAACGGCTACGCGGACGACGTACTGGGCTGGAGCTTCTTGGGTGGGCCCGACGGGCGCAACATTAACGTGGAAACCCTGGAGGAAACGCGCCTGATGGCCAAGCTTCAGCCCCTGTATGCGGGCAAGGTGCGTACGGCGGTGCCAGCGGCCAAACGGGCCGAGTTTGACCTCTACCAGAAGGTAAAGAAGAGTTACGACGCCAAGGTGAAGGAAAACGGCCAGCGCCTGAAGGAGTTCAGTCAGGCGTACACCGAAAATGCCCAGGGTGCCGAAGGCCTCAAGCAGGCCCTGGGCGTGTCGCGCCTCGATACGGCCACCCTGCGCAACCCGCCCACCCAGGATCCGCAGCTGCGTCAGATTACCCGGGGTCTCTACACCAGCCTGCAGCAAGCCGGCTTTGCCTCCCTGGATGATGTGCTGGAAGAAATGAAAAGGGGCCTAAAGGAAACCCAGGACCAGCTCGAGTACGGCCTCAACCTCAAGTATAACCCCCGCCCCATTGTGGGCGACCAGCCCGAGGATACCAAGCAACGCAACTACGGCAACCGCGACGTGCACGGTCCTGACCCCATGCACGGCACCCACGTGGCGGGCATCATTGGGGCCGACCGGGAAAATAGCCTCGGCGTGCTGGGGGTAGCCGCGAACGTGCAGATCATGGCCGTGCGCGCCGTACCTGACGGTGATGAGCGGGACAAGGACGTAGCTAACGCCATCCGTTACGCCGTGGACAATGGGGCCCAAATCATCAACATGAGCTTCGGTAAGTACTACTCGCCCCAGCGCCCAGCCGTGGAGGAAGCCATCAAATATGCTGCTACCAAGAACGTGCTGCTGGTGCACTCGGCTGGCAACGAAAACGCGGACCTCGACAAAACGCTCCAATATCCGGCCCCGGTGTACCAGAACGGCCAGCGCATACCCAACATGATTACGGTGGGCGCTTCGGCCCGCACGAATGACGAAAATCTGGTGGCTGACTTCTCCAACTACGGCAAAACCCAGGTCGACGTGTTTGCCCCTGGCAACCAGATCTATGCTACCCTGCCCGGCAGCCGCTACGGCAACCTAAGTGGCACGAGCATGGCCGCACCCGTGGTAGCGGGCATGGCTGCCGTCCTGAAATCGTACTACCCGCAGCTCACGGCCGTGCAGCTCAAGCGCATCATCCTGGATTCAGCGGTGCCCTACCACACCAAGGTCCGCAAGCCAGGCTCCACTACCCTCGTCGACTTCGCGGAGCTTTCCCGCACGGGCGGGTTGGTGAACCTGTACCGCGCCCTCCAACTGGCCCAGCAGCCTACCCCCTAA
- a CDS encoding PIG-L family deacetylase has translation MRIRSLRPLRAALLALLTHALIYSFAAQAQAPKTYSSSEILLGLKKLNVLGSVLYIAAHPDDENTRLIAYMANGRLLETGYLSCTRGDGGQNLIGPELREQLGVIRTQELLAARRIDGGRQFFTRANDFGFSKTPDETFTIWDKEQVLSDMVWVIRQRRPDVLITRFPPDSRAGHGHHTASAILAAEAFEAAGDPKRFPEQLKYVQVWKPKRLFWNTGSFFVKQGEDMSGYLKVDAGAYNPLLGQSYGEIAARSRSQHKSQGFGSAAQRGEALEYLQYVKGDKPKSDPFEGIDMSWNRVPGGAAVGKLIDEVIRKYDPSNPSASVAGLLKVRELLEFKTTYIPRHSAPEPQTVFWGETKIAEVDILIQSALGLHIEANASQSAVSQGDSVKLNVEVVNRSIESVILKHAFCRPNTFQKGSLIAVDSSIRTVLKPGVGKNFRLGFRVSSQELVSQPYWLRESGTTGMYKIPAIIQEINQGFPESYEKQLADHGLNVITGQSIVGTAENKSAAKVYFQFLIGKELLVLTVPVQYKSTDPVEGEKYRPLVVVPPVAVNIGGRAYVFADNQPKTIPVTLRAGKAGVKGSVALTLPQGWKSEPASFTFDLASKDAEQTVQFRVQPGGGAQEGKTELRAVATVDGQTYSRGYQAIEYNHIPTQVLFPEAVAPLVKLDLKRKGQEIGYLMGAGDEVPDALRQIGYTVNLLKPEDLTDQNLRRFDAVVLGVRAYNTVDRLKTLQPTLLRYVENGGNLVVQYVTNRGTVIPQIGPYPLTLSSDRVTVENAAVTFLNPQQPLLNSPNKITAQDFEGWVQEQGLYYPSAWDPKYQPVISSADPGEKAKESAILVANYGKGHYIYTGLSLFRELPAGVPGAYRLLTNMVSLGK, from the coding sequence ATGCGTATTCGCTCCTTGCGCCCCCTCCGTGCCGCTTTGCTGGCCTTGCTCACTCATGCACTCATTTACTCCTTCGCTGCACAGGCCCAGGCGCCCAAAACGTATTCTTCCTCCGAAATTCTGCTGGGCCTCAAGAAGCTGAACGTGCTGGGCTCGGTGCTCTACATTGCCGCCCACCCCGACGACGAAAATACCCGCCTCATTGCTTACATGGCCAACGGCCGCCTGCTGGAAACCGGCTACCTCAGTTGTACCCGCGGCGACGGGGGCCAGAACCTTATCGGGCCGGAACTGCGCGAGCAGCTCGGCGTGATACGCACCCAGGAATTGCTGGCCGCCCGGCGCATTGATGGGGGTAGGCAGTTCTTCACCCGCGCCAACGACTTCGGCTTCAGCAAAACCCCCGATGAAACCTTCACCATCTGGGATAAGGAGCAGGTGCTGTCCGATATGGTGTGGGTGATTCGGCAGCGCCGCCCCGATGTGCTCATCACGCGCTTCCCGCCCGACAGCCGCGCCGGCCACGGCCACCACACCGCCTCCGCCATTCTAGCCGCCGAAGCCTTCGAGGCCGCCGGCGACCCTAAACGCTTCCCCGAGCAGCTCAAATACGTGCAGGTGTGGAAACCCAAGCGCCTGTTCTGGAACACCGGCTCCTTCTTCGTGAAGCAGGGTGAGGACATGAGCGGCTACCTGAAAGTGGATGCCGGTGCCTACAACCCCCTGCTAGGCCAGAGCTACGGCGAAATTGCCGCCCGCAGCCGCTCTCAACACAAAAGCCAGGGCTTCGGCTCGGCGGCTCAGCGCGGCGAGGCCCTGGAGTACCTGCAATACGTGAAAGGCGACAAGCCCAAGTCCGACCCCTTCGAGGGCATTGACATGAGCTGGAACCGGGTGCCCGGCGGCGCGGCTGTGGGAAAGCTGATAGACGAAGTCATCCGCAAGTACGACCCCAGCAACCCCAGCGCCAGCGTAGCAGGGCTGCTGAAGGTGCGGGAGTTGCTAGAATTTAAAACAACATATATACCACGTCATTCTGCGCCTGAACCACAAACCGTTTTTTGGGGCGAAACAAAAATAGCTGAAGTCGATATATTGATACAATCTGCCCTTGGCTTACATATAGAAGCAAATGCTTCGCAAAGCGCCGTTTCGCAAGGCGACTCCGTAAAGCTAAATGTCGAAGTAGTTAATCGTTCCATTGAATCAGTGATATTGAAACATGCTTTTTGCAGGCCTAATACTTTTCAGAAAGGAAGTCTGATAGCAGTTGATTCGTCGATCAGGACGGTGCTGAAACCAGGAGTAGGCAAAAATTTCAGATTGGGTTTTAGAGTTTCGTCGCAAGAATTGGTTTCGCAACCATATTGGTTGCGCGAGTCCGGAACGACAGGGATGTATAAAATCCCTGCTATTATTCAGGAAATCAATCAGGGTTTCCCTGAATCTTACGAAAAGCAGTTAGCGGACCACGGGCTGAATGTTATTACTGGGCAATCGATAGTTGGAACTGCTGAGAATAAATCTGCAGCCAAGGTGTATTTCCAATTTCTGATTGGGAAAGAGTTACTTGTCCTCACCGTACCAGTCCAATACAAAAGCACTGACCCGGTAGAAGGGGAGAAGTACCGCCCGCTGGTGGTGGTGCCGCCCGTGGCCGTAAACATCGGCGGGCGCGCCTACGTCTTCGCTGATAACCAGCCCAAAACCATTCCCGTGACGTTGCGCGCCGGCAAGGCAGGCGTGAAAGGCTCCGTGGCCCTGACGTTGCCGCAAGGCTGGAAGTCGGAGCCAGCCAGCTTTACCTTTGACCTCGCCAGTAAAGATGCCGAGCAAACTGTGCAGTTTCGGGTGCAGCCGGGGGGTGGGGCACAGGAGGGTAAAACCGAGCTACGGGCCGTAGCTACCGTGGATGGGCAAACCTATTCGCGCGGCTACCAGGCCATCGAGTACAACCACATTCCGACGCAGGTGCTCTTTCCCGAAGCCGTAGCCCCACTGGTGAAGCTGGACCTTAAGCGCAAGGGCCAGGAAATCGGCTACCTCATGGGGGCCGGCGACGAGGTGCCCGATGCCCTGCGCCAGATCGGCTACACCGTCAACCTGCTCAAGCCCGAAGACCTCACCGACCAGAACCTGCGCCGCTTTGATGCCGTGGTCCTGGGCGTGCGGGCCTACAATACCGTCGACCGGCTTAAAACCCTCCAGCCTACTCTGCTCCGCTACGTAGAAAACGGCGGCAACCTGGTGGTGCAATACGTAACCAACCGCGGCACCGTCATTCCTCAAATCGGGCCCTACCCCCTTACCTTATCCTCCGATAGGGTAACGGTAGAAAATGCGGCTGTTACCTTCCTGAATCCTCAGCAACCCCTGCTGAACTCGCCCAATAAAATCACCGCCCAGGACTTCGAGGGCTGGGTGCAGGAGCAGGGCCTGTACTACCCCAGCGCCTGGGACCCCAAGTACCAACCCGTCATCAGCTCCGCCGACCCCGGCGAGAAAGCCAAGGAAAGCGCCATTTTGGTGGCCAACTATGGCAAGGGGCACTACATCTACACTGGTCTTTCGCTGTTCCGGGAACTGCCCGCCGGGGTGCCCGGTGCCTACCGCCTGCTCACCAACATGGTGTCATTGGGCAAATAG
- a CDS encoding phosphatase PAP2 family protein, translating into MKWVDVPLAVWLHQPGESLRPFFAGVMLATDYLSWLFHVPSLIGVPGVWLLLLLLFLLSWVRRLPHATTWLVVLLTMVGSEGLSNLLKLYSNRPRPLDVFAHHAPNASFWQPGGRFDAFPSGHTAWVAGLLLPLALRFPKLRPTLLGLVGLVAAGRVVLEAHWLSDVVGAGYLALLLACSVEIGTWWLRPKPAGAPAPNAR; encoded by the coding sequence ATGAAATGGGTAGACGTGCCCCTTGCCGTGTGGCTACACCAGCCTGGCGAATCGCTCCGGCCGTTTTTTGCCGGTGTAATGCTGGCAACCGATTACTTGTCGTGGCTTTTCCATGTGCCTAGCCTGATAGGAGTGCCTGGGGTGTGGCTGTTGCTGCTCCTGCTTTTTCTGCTGAGTTGGGTGCGGCGCCTGCCCCATGCTACCACCTGGCTGGTTGTGCTGCTCACGATGGTAGGGAGCGAAGGCCTGAGCAACCTCCTGAAACTATACAGCAACCGCCCCCGACCGCTGGATGTATTCGCCCATCATGCGCCCAATGCCAGTTTCTGGCAGCCAGGTGGTCGGTTTGATGCGTTTCCTTCGGGCCACACGGCGTGGGTGGCGGGTTTGCTGCTACCCCTGGCACTACGGTTTCCGAAGCTGCGGCCGACTTTGTTGGGCCTGGTGGGGCTGGTAGCGGCGGGCCGGGTAGTGCTGGAAGCTCATTGGCTCAGCGACGTGGTAGGAGCCGGATATCTGGCGCTGCTGCTTGCCTGCAGCGTCGAAATTGGGACATGGTGGTTGCGGCCAAAACCCGCCGGGGCTCCTGCGCCGAATGCCCGTTGA